A genomic region of Papaver somniferum cultivar HN1 chromosome 7, ASM357369v1, whole genome shotgun sequence contains the following coding sequences:
- the LOC113296385 gene encoding receptor-like protein 37, giving the protein MNSFNKRSQLPIQYSCTSMFLFFICTQILLICHGCIDSERIALLNFKSSVTDLSDRLSTWQVGRHRNCCNWYGIQCSTDSLNIISVDLRNVELEINLQNADPLTPNTSLSGTISASLLYLTHLEYLDLGFNDLDYSKIQYQLSKFKNLLHLDVSYSLFSGSITTQFANLSSLRYLDVSSHVQDNDPTSLGYSSSPLASLESPSIDWVRELVNLRVLRLSGVDLSEASLTKNWAKPISFLADLKELHLSACSISSPLFPIQEFHNLSRLSTLKMNFNENLNSSIPLQIASLTSLSVLELAGCFNLQGSIPYLPQIKQLDVRGNEYLQVNLSEMFERQWPKLQALLISLTSVNGSIPSSISNAPVLVSLFASDCSIDGSIPTTISALSKLEYLDLSDNDVTGYVPSFGSNMKRLQYLSLSVNNLQGLMPESICELSSLQQFKLDRNKLTGPIPSCITKLQSLRVFDISDNAVEGIVSLNSWISKLNLTELNLNNNSITVEIAQQPFPSQYHMESLKLQSCNITGEIPAFFCKFTNLDTLELSGNNLIGAIPACLFKHKYLRNLDLSRNKLQGTLPHAFHFDDTQFMSINLARNFLEGALPVPSQMNMVFDLSQNQFTGEIPFEVGERLSKARYASLSSNQLSGPIPHSFCSNKALEMEISIRTLDLSNNTLSGSIPSSLGNCSSLSFLHLGINNLTGYVPNELEQTNIMHLLLHHNLLKGTFPNFIQKLERLTYLTLGDNKFEGNIPTFIGSFQDLQILSLRGNSFNGSIPKGISNLDQLQILDLSFNNISGSLEGKLGNLTKLTSRPNDTNALFSGGWSVTDLQLLIGIKGVSRYIQRLHGYSSGIDLSSNILEGNIPEQIGLLQGLSMLNLSNNNFQGKIPAKVGNMTGLESLDLSFNKLSGEIPKELVSLSYLGYLNLSYNNLSGRIPTDAHFQTLGADGSTFIGNDYLCGVPTKKHCDGDPIGPTGDNTNLNVEDEDATRDKLLLFGSVILGVAVGFWGLFLVLLCRKEKWWFVYWRIVDNVVDKLTRCT; this is encoded by the coding sequence ATGAATTCATTCAATAAGAGAAGTCAATTACCAATTCAGTATTCTTGTACTTCTATGTTTTTGTTCTTTATCTGTACTCAAATCCTACTAATCTGTCATGGATGCATCGACAGTGAAAGAATTGCTTTGTTGAACTTCAAATCTTCTGTAACTGACCTTTCGGATCGTCTGTCAACATGGCAAGTAGGCCGTCATCGGAACTGCTGCAACTGGTATGGAATTCAATGTTCTACGGACTCATTAAATATCATTTCGGTTGATCTACGAAATGTGGAGCTCGAAATTAACCTCCAAAATGCTGATCCTCTGACTCCAAATACTTCACTTTCAGGTACAATCTCCGCCTCACTCTTGTATCTAACTCACCTTGAGTATCTTGATCTTGGATTCAATGATCTCGACTACTCAAAAATCCAATATCAgctatcaaaattcaaaaatctcCTTCATCTTGATGTCTCCTACTCACTGTTTTCCGGCTCTATTACTACTCAATTTGCCAATCTATCTTCTCTACGATACCTCGACGTGTCTAGTCATGTGCAAGATAATGATCCTACCTCTTTAGGTTATAGCTCTTCCCCCCTTGCTTCCCTAGAATCTCCATCCATAGACTGGGTTCGAGAGTTAGTCAATCTAAGGGTACTGAGATTAAGTGGTGTTGATCTGTCCGAGGCATCTCTGACGAAGAATTGGGCTAAACCAAtatcttttcttgctgatctcaaAGAACTTCATTTATCTGCTTGTAGTATTTCTAGTCCGCTTTTCCCAATCCAGGAGTTCCATAATCTTTCTCGTCTATCAACTCTGAAAATGAATTTCAATGAAAACCTCAATTCTTCAATACCACTTCAGATTGCTAGTCTTACTTCCCTTTCAGTTCTTGAACTAGCTGGTTGCTTTAATTTGCAAGGCTCGATTCCTTACCTTCCTCAGATTAAACAGCTGGATGTAAGAGGAAATGAATATCTCCAGGTAAATCTTTCAGAGATGTTTGAACGTCAATGGCCAAAACTCCAAGCACTTTTGATTTCTTTGACTAGTGTAAACGGATCGATTCCAAGTTCCATATCGAATGCTCCGGTGTTGGTTAGTCTGTTTGCATCAGATTGTTCAATCGATGGATCGATACCTACAACAATTTCTGCGCTTTCAAAATTGGAGTATCTTGACCTCTCTGACAACGACGTAACTGGTTATGTTCCTTCTTTTGGATCCAATATGAAAAGGTTACAATACCTGTCATTGTCAGTAAACAATCTGCAAGGACTGATGCCCGAATCAATTTGCGAGCTTAGTTCTCTTCAACAATTCAAGTTAGACCGTAACAAATTAACTGGACCAATACCAAGTTGCATCACCAAGCTTCAAAGTCTCAGAGTGTTTGATATTAGTGATAACGCGGTTGAGGGCATCGTTTCATTGAACTCGTGGATCAGTAAGTTAAATCTGACTGAACTAAACCTTAACAATAATAGCATCACTGTAGAAATTGCTCAGCAACCATTCCCATCTCAATACCATATGGAGAGTTTAAAGCTGCAGTCATGCAACATTACAGGAGAGATCCCGGCTTTCTTCTGCAAATTTACTAATCTTGATACACTGGAATTGTCTGGTAACAATCTTATAGGAGCTATCCCAGCTTGTCTCTTTAAACACAAATATCTTCGCAATTTAGATCTCTCAAGAAACAAGCTCCAAGGAACCTTACCACATGCTTTTCATTTTGATGATACTCAATTCATGTCCATTAATTTGGCGCGCAACTTTCTAGAAGGTGCACTTCCTGTTCCCTCTCAAATGAATATGGTTTTCGATCTGTCACAAAATCAGTTCACTGGTGAAATCCCATTTGAAGTCGGAGAAAGGCTTTCTAAAGCTCGCTATGCTTCATTATCTAGTAATCAACTATCAGGTCCGATTCCTCACTCATTCTGTTCGAACAAAGCCTTGGAAATGGAAATTAGCATTCGAACTCTTGATCTCTCCAATAACACCTTGAGTGGAAGTATACCTTCCAGTTTGGGAAATTGCAGCTCTCTCTCTTTTCTACACCTTGGCATAAACAATCTCACTGGATACGTTCCAAATGAGCTTGAACAGACAAATATAATGCATCTTCTTTTGCACCATAACCTTCTCAAAGGTACTTTCCCAAACTTCATTCAAAAACTTGAGAGACTGACATATCTTACTTTAGGAGACAACAAATTTGAAGGCAATATACCAACTTTCATTGGCTCATTTCAAGATCTTCAGATTCTCTCTTTAAGGGGAAACTCATTCAATGGATCTATTCCTAAAGGTATTAGCAATTTGGATCAACTACAGATCTTAGATTTATCATTTAACAATATATCTGGTTCACTTGAAGGCAAGCTTGGAAATCTGACAAAGCTAACAAGTAGACCTAATGACACAAACGCACTTTTTAGTGGCGGTTGGTCTGTTACAGATCTTCAACTGCTAATAGGGATCAAAGGGGTCTCACGGTACATTCAACGCTTACATGGTTACAGTTCAGGAATCGATCTATCAAGCAACATTCTCGAAGGAAATATCCCAGAACAGATAGGTCTACTTCAAGGGCTTTCAATGCTTAACTTGTCAAATAATAATTTCCAAGGGAAGATACCAGCGAAGGTTGGAAACATGACCGGTTTAGAGTCATTGGATCTCAGTTTCAATAAGCTGTCTGGAGAGATCCCGAAGGAATTGGTATCCTTGAGCTATCTTGGGTATTTAAACCTATCTTACAATAATTTGAGTGGCAGAATACCCACAGATGCTCACTTCCAAACCTTGGGAGCGGATGGTTCAACTTTCATTGGAAACGATTATTTGTGTGGTGTCCCGACGAAGAAGCACTGCGACGGTGACCCTATTGGTCCTACAGGTGATAATACTAATCTGAATGTAGAAGATGAAGATGCTACAAGGGACAAACTGTTGTTGTTTGGTTCTGTCATTTTGGGTGTTGCAGTAGGGTTTTGGGGTCTATTCTTGGTTTTACTTTGTAGAAAAGAAAAATGGTGGTTTGTATACTGGAGAATTGTCGATAATGTTGTTGATAAATTAACAAGATGTACCTGA